AAGAAGGCGCGGGACGCCGGCCTGTTCGTCATCGCGCTGGACACGCCGCCGGACCCCGCGGACGCCGTGGACATCACGTTTGCCACGGACAACTTCGCCGCCGGCGAGCTCATCGGTAAGTGGACCGCCGCGCAGCTGGACGGCAAGAAAGCCACCATCGCGCTCGTGGACCTCTTCGATGACAAGGTGGTGTCGGTCGACTACAACCGGGACCAGGGCTTCTTGACCGGCCTCGGGATCGACACCGCGGACAAGAAGAAGAACGGCGACGAGGCCAAGACCGGCAAGTACACCGGCGGCAAGGGCGGCGACTACGAGATCGTCGGCAACCAGGCCTCGCAGGGCGCCGAGGACGGCGGGCGCACGGCCATGGAGACGCTGCTGTCCAAGAACCCGAACATCAACGTTGTCTACACCATCAACGAACCGGCCGCGGCAGGCGCCTTCGAGGCGCTGAAGTCGGCGGGCAAGGAAAAGGACGTCCTGGTGGTGTCCATCGACGGCGGCTGCAGCGGCGTGAACAACGTCAAGTCCGGCGTCATCGGCGCTACCGCCCAGCAGTACCCGGTCAAGATGGCCGAGCTGGGCGTGAAGGCCATCGTGGACCTTGCCAAGAACGGCACGAAGCCGTCAAACTCCGAGGGCCTGGACTTCTTCAACACCGGTGTGGAGCTGGTGACCGACAAGGCGGCGTCCGGCGTCAAGAGCATCACCACAGGTGATGCTGCCAAGATCTGCTGGGGCAAGTAGTCCCGTGACAGGAGCAATCGTGACACAGCAACAAACGGCGGGACCGCCCGGCGCCGGGCACGTTGACCTGGCCGAGGAGTTCCTGGACCGCCAGACACCCCTCAGCCGGATCCGCAACGTCCTGCACCGCTACCCGGCACTCAGCCCGGCCATCGTCCTGCTCGTGGCGGTGATCATCTTCGGACTTCTCAACGACCGCTTCCTGCGGGTGGAGAACCTGTCGCTGATCACCCAGCAGGTGGCCGTCGTCGGCACCCTGGCCATCGCGCAGACGCTGATCATCCTCACCGCGGGCATCGACCTTTCCGTGGGCGCCGTGATGATCCTGGCCTCCATGGTGGTGGCCCAGCTGGCCGTCGGCAGCGGGATGCCCGGGCCGCTCGCCCTGCTGGCCGGACTCGTCGTCGGCCTGGCAGCCGGTGCGCTCAACGGCTTCCTGGTGACGCGGTTCAGGCTCCCCCCGTTCATCGTGACGCTGGGAACCCTGAACATCTTCATCGCGCTGACCCTGCTGTATTCCGGCGGGTCCACAGTCCGCGGCTCCAGCATGCCGGCGCTGCTGACCTGGACGGGAAGCACCTTCCCCATCGGGCCGGTCCGGATTTCCACCGGTGTGGTGATGATGCTGCTGCTGTACGTGGTGGTCGCGTTCATTCTGGGTAAGACAGCATGGGGACGGCATGTGTACGCCGTGGGTGACGACAAGGAAGCCGCCCGGCTCGCGGGCATCCCGGTAAACCGTGTGCTCATGAGCGTGTACCTCGCCGCCGGCGCCGTCCTGGCCATCGGCGCCTGGATCCAGATCGGCCGGACCAACGCCGCCAGCCCCAACGCCGGCGTGGATCTGAACCTGGACTCCATCACCGCCGTCGTCATCGGCGGAACCAGCCTCTTCGGTGGCCGCGGCTCGGTCTGGGGATCACTCCTCGGTGCCCTCATCGTCGGCGTGTTCCGTAATGGCCTGTCCCTGGCCGGCCTGGACGTGCTTTACCAGACGCTCGCCGTCGGCATCCTGATCATCCTCGCTGTGTCCATCGACCAGTGGATCCGAAAGGTCAAGTCATGACCGCCACAGATATCCCGCCCACGAAGACGGAGACGCGCCAGCCGATCCTCCAGGCCCGGAACCTCGTCAAGACGTTCGGCCGGGTGGTTGGCCTGGACGGAGTCAGCCTGGACCTCTACCCCGGCGAAGTGCTGGCCGTCATCGGCGACAACGGCGCGGGCAAGTCCACACTGATCAAGTGCCTGACGGGCGCAGAGATCCCGGACTCCGGGGAACTGATGGTTTCCGGCCAGCAGGTCCATTTCAAGCGGCCGCAGGACGCCCGGGTACACGGCATTGAAACCGTGTACCAGAACCTGGCAGTCTCGCCTGCCTTGGACGTGGCCTCCAACCTCTTCCTGGGCCGGGAGGAACGCCTGTCCGGCCCGCTCGGCAAGATCTTCCGCGTCCTCGACACCAAAGGCATGCGCCGCAAGGCCAAGGAAGAGCTGAACCGGCTGGGCATCTCCACGCTGCAGGACGTGACAGTGCCGGTGGAAAACCTTTCCGGCGGCCAGCGCCAGGCGGTCGCGGTGGCAAGGGCCGCCGCGTTCGGCTCCAAGGTAGTTGTCCTGGACGAGCCGACGGCCGCGCTTGGCGTGCGCGAATCCAACCAGGTCCTGCAACTGGTCCGGGACCTGCGGGACCGCGGGCTCCCCGTGATCCTGATCAGCCACAACATGCCGCACGTGTTCGACGTCGCGGACCGCATCCACATCCAGCGGCTAGGCAAGTGCGCTGCCACCATCACACCGCAGTCCCACAGCATGACGGACGCGGTTGCCATCATGACCGGCGCAGCCACGGCCTAAAACACCCCCGCAGCATCCCCCAGCTCCGTCCGCGGACCGGACCACCGGTCCGCGGACGGCTTCACGAAAGAGACCAAATGTTAAACGCCGATACGCAGTCCTCCCCCGCCCGACGCCTCGATGTGGTTGTTGTCGGCGAGGCCCTGATCGACGTCGTCAGCCGTCCGGACGGCGACGTCGAACACCCCGGCGGCTCGCCGGCCAATGTCGCGTACGGGCTCGGGAGGCTGGGGGTCACCACCGGGCTGCTGACGGCAATCGGCGACGACGCCCGCGGCGCGGCGATCGAAGCCCACCTGGCGTCCGCGGGAGTGGAGCTGCTGCCGGGTGCCCGGTCCCTCGCGCGCACCGCATCCGCCACGGCCACCATCGCCCCGGACGGTTCGGCCAGCTACGTTTTCGATATCGACTGGAGGCTGGAACCGCTGGCCCCGGCATACCTTCCCAAAGTCCTCCACACGGGATCGATCGCCTCCTTCCTGGCGCCGGGCGCCGGCACCGTCCGGTCATTGCTGGAGCAGGCCCACCGGGAATGCATGGTCACCTACGACCCCAACATCAGGCCGGCGCTGCTCGGCAGCCACGCCGAAGCGAAGTCCGCGTTCGAGGAACTCGTCCCGCTGACCGACGTCGTCAAACTCAGCGACGAAGACGCGCAGTGGCTGTACCCTGGCCAGGATCTCGAGCAGACGGCGGAGCGGATCCTGCAGCTGGGCACGGGACTAGCCGTGATCACGGCCGGAGCCGAAGGGTCCCTGCTCCGCACCCAGGGGACACAGCTGAGCATTCCCTCCGTGACCACCTCCGTGGCGGACACCATCGGCGCCGGCGACTCCTACATGGCAGCCCTGATCCTGGGGCTCCTGACCCGCGGCACCGCCGGGCTGGCACCGGCAGTGCTCGAAACCATCGGCCGGACTGCATCGGCCGCGGCAGCCATCACAGTCAGCCGCCCCGGCGCCAACCCGCCCACGCTTGACGAACTCCGGGCCTCTCTGGACTCGGCGGCCGGGGATACGGCGGCTCAGGACGTGGCAGCCATCGGCGTGTAGCTGAAGGACCTGAGCGTCAGTGTTTTGTCCGTGGTCAGCGCCCTGACGCCCTTCGGGGCGCCCGCGGGGAAGACCAGCGAGCTCAGCGTTCTCTCACCGCCGTTCACGAACACCTCCACAGAGCTGTAGTCCACATAGATGCTGAGCCGGACCTGTCCGTCACGGGGAGCGGATTTGGCCCGCCGCACCGTGCCATATTCCGGCGCGAGGGCGGCGGTTTCCTTGGCGGCCCCGTCCCGGGAGACGAACGCCGTTTCTGATTCGAAGTCATAGCCCACGGTGGCGAAGACGCCGTTCTCGGCGAGGAGTTCCACCTTGGCTTCGGAGCCGTCGTCCCCGGCGGCCCTCTCGAGGGTCAGATCAAGCCGGTAGGCACCGCCGCCGGGTGCCGGCAGCCCGGCAGTACCGCCCGGAGTGAGTTTCCTGTCTTCCACAGTGACAGTGTCGCCGTCCAGTGACTTCAGTGCACTGGTCGGAGAGGAGACGAGGGTGGGCCTGCCGGAGACAGTCTTCAGCCGGATGTCCCTGACCACGGTATCGGTGCCGCCGTGCCAGTCCTCCGTGGGCAGCTTGCGTGCGTAGCTCCAGTTGTTCAGCCAGCCAATGGCGTGGCGGGCACCCATGCGCTGACCTTCCGTGAGCCGGGGGTCGTCCCAGGTCACGGCCGCGTAGAAATCGGAGCCCTCATCCAGCCACTGGTGCTTCTCTTCCGCCGGTGAGAACCGTGTGCCGTCCCAGGTGCCGGTCCAGTAGGCGACGCCGGTGGGCTTTCCTTCCTCGGCGCCGTTGGCGCTGGCGGCGAGCACCCATGTGCGTTTGGACGGATCGCCGTCGACGTCGAGCTGGAAGAGTTCGGGGCATTCGAGGACGCCCAGGCCATTGCCTTCAAAGCCCGAAAGGTAGCGCCACTCCTTCAGGTTCGAGGATGCGTACAGGCCGATCTTCCCGCCCTCCGCCAAAGCCATGACCCATTGCTTGTTGGCTTCATCGCGGATGATCTTGGGGTCGCGCCAGTCCTTCTCTCCGGGATTGTCCATCACGGGGTTCCCGTCATAGGCCTTGAAGGAATACCCCTTGTCGGTGGAATAGAACAGCGACTGCCGCTGGATGCCTTCGTCCTGCTGGGTCATGACCGCAATCACAGCGCCCTTGCCGAAGCCGGCGGAGTTCTCGTAGTCCACCACGGCGCTGCCCGTTTCGATGTCGCCCAGGCCGTTCTTGTACTTTTCGATGGCCACCCCTTCGTCTTTCCAGTGCACCAGGTCGGTGCTGGTGAGGTGGTACCACTCGGTGCCGTTCCCCTCGGGGTAACCGGAGTTGTAAAGGTAGTAGTAGTGCCACAGGCCGTCCAGCCAGAAGGGCCGCTGGGGATCGTTCATCCAGTTTTCCCGGGGTGTGATGTGGTAGCTGGGCCGGTAACCGGAGGCGCCCGCCGGGCGTTCGAACGCCGAGGCTGCCGGCGCAGGCAGCTCCGGCGCTGCCCCCAGGTCAGCCAGCATGGCACCCACCGCTGCCGGGGTGATGCAGTCCGGCAGCGGAATTTCGTCGGAGCCCGCCCGCACCACCTGGTCCCGCACGCTGGACCGCGCAAAGACGTCCTGTCCCACCCTCGCGGCGGCCACCCAGCCACCGGCACATTCGATGCTGCGGAGATCTGTGACTCCGGAGGTCCGCAGCGGATGCGCCAGCTCTTCCAGGCTGCGGTCTCCCCCCGTCAGCCAGAATGAGCCGAAACGGCCTGTGTCCTTCTTGGCCTCCGCCTGGGCGCTGGCAACGTCAGCCAAGGCTTCCTCCGCCGGGTTCCGCGGGTCCGGCCGCGACACCGCCCCGACCACGATGGCCACGGCCACCAGCACGAGCGCCAGGGCCGCGGCCACGGTTGCCCAAAAGGCGCGCGGCGTGAGCTTGCTGGGAAGAAACCTGAGTGACATGTCCACCGATCATCGTGACGCACGAACGCCGGCGCCGGTTTCAAGCCGGCGCCGGCGTTCGTGGATACTGGTCTGATTTCCCTCGATTTTACAGGGGACGCAGCTCGGTGTTCCCGCCGGGACCTCGGACGGCGCTGTGCGGGGACCTAGGCGTCGGCCTCTTCGAACTCCACCGCGGCAACAATTTCCTTGGTCGAGGGGCTGATCATGTAGGCCTCCTCGTCGTCCTCAACCATGATGAAATCACCATGGTTGGTGGTGAAGTGCCAGGCGAGGGTGGTCTCGCCGTTGTGCTCGTAGTTGGGATCGCCCATGGTGATTTTCCGGAGCTCCTGGCCCGCGACGTCGCACAGTTCGCGGATGATCAGTTCGAACTCCGGCGCGTTCTCAAGAGCCTCTTCCGCCGCTTCGGCCTGGCGTTCGGCCAGGTTGGGGATCTGCGCCACGCGCTCGGCGATGTGCAGCTCCAGCTGCTCGTCGTCCAACAGCAGCAGGCCTTCCTGGCTGCGGAGCCACGCGGCGTTGAGGGCAAGGATGTCCTCGGTTTCCAGCAGAGACTCGAATTCTTCGTCTAGCTCTTCGAGTTCCCGGACCGCCTCTGCTGACCGGTCCGCCTCCGCGGAGGCGGACCCGCCGTCGTCATCGGTGCTGTCTCCGTCAGTGTCTTCACTGTCGACACCGGCAAGGACGTCCGTATCCCCATCCAGGTATGCATCGGCGTCGTCTTCGGAGAGGGCATCAAACGCAGCGACCGTGCGGTTGAACAGCTCAAGATGGGCAGCGGCGCCCATCCCGTCCAGGCCTTCACGGACGTAGGCGTCGATCTCTTCGCGCTCCGGCACCGTGAAGACGTACTGCGCAAAGCCGCCGGCCAGCGCCTGGGTGAGGTAGAAGTCCACGTAGTAGCTGCGCAGGGCGTTCGGCGCGATTTCCGGAGCGTCGAGCAGTTCCTCGTACATGGCGTTGACCACCGTCACATTGGAATCAACCACCTCCTCGTTGGCCGTCTCGGTGCTGCCGGTTGTCAGGACGACGGGGTGCTTGCTGGCGGGCTGACCGGTGCTCATGGGAAATCCTCACTGCTGAAAGCGGGTGGTACTCAGGACCCTTTCACGCTATGCGGCGGACCAGTCGGCGGGTTGGAGGGGAGTTGAACGTTGGGCGAAGTTTCAGGGCCTCTCCCGGCTCGGTAAGATGGATCAGATAACCTGCAGATTTTTGACCTGCTGAAAGTAGCGCGCACCATGCCATCCCAACCGGACGAGAGTGCGGCACTGGCAATACAGACCCCCGCGATCAACGACCGCTCCCTCGCGGCCGGACTCGCCTACGCCATGGGCAGCCGGGTCTCGGGGATTTCCTTCGATGCCGCCACCGGCCTGATGCTCGGGAAGGTCCGCGGCGGCTCCGACGCACCCTACTCAACCACCGCGAAGCTGGTCCGGAAGGCCGGCGGCTGGAGCTGCACCGTGGGTGTGTGCAGCTGCCCGGTGCGCAAGGACTGCAAGCACGTGGCCGCGCTGCTGTTCGCTGCGGAGGACAACCCGGCCACCCGCGTCCAGCTCCTGGCCCCGGCCGAGTCCACGCGGCTGTCCCGCGAGCCCGTGGCGCTGGAGATGCCTGACTGGGAGCAGGCCCTGGGCCCGCTCATCGCCCGGCCTGGCATCACGCAGTCCACCAACGGCATCCCGCTGGCGCTGCAGTTCGACGTCGAAGAACCCGCCCCGCACTTCTCCTACACCGGCCGCCGTGATCCGCTCCGCAGCGTCCGCCAGCTCAAGGCGCGCCCCGTGATCATGGGGGCCAAGGGCAAGTGGATCCGCGGCGACGTCTCCTGGAACACCCTCAGCTACCTGAATTACCGGCGGGAATGCAACGAGGCGCATGTTGAGTGGATGCAGGAATTCCTCGCTTCCCATACCGCCCTCGCCAACCGGCAGCACAATTCCACCGCGCCGTGGCTGGGCCTGAACACCTACGCCGGGAAAAACATGTGGAGCCTGCTGGTGCAGGCCCGAAAGATCGGCGTCGCGCTGGTCCATGCCCGCGGGCTGGAACCGGTGCGGTTCGTGGAGGATCCGGCCGCCGTCGGACTCAATCTGACCCGCAGCGGGACCCCCGTTGAGGGCGAAGGCGCCGCTGCCGGCGGGAAAACGCCCGACGACGGCGGGCTGACGCTCGCGCCCACCATCACCGTTGAGGGCGAAGTGGTGGATCCGGCATCGGTGGGGACAATCGGCAGGCCTGCGCACGGCATCTTCCTGACCTCCGGCGGGGATGGCCTGCCGGGAGTGGCCACAGACTCCGTCATCACGCTCGCTCCCCTGGAAAACGGGCTCAGCGAGGAACTCCTGACATTCGTCACCGCGGGCAGTACCCTGCACATTCCGGCGCGCGACGAGACCCGGTTCCTCACCGGTTTCTATCCCAAGCTGAAGCAGGCTGCCCGGGTCACCGCATCGGACGAGTCGGTGGAGCTGCCCACGCTGGCCGTTCCCACGCTGTCCCTCCTGGCCAACTACGGCGCCGACCATAAAGTGCGGCTGCACTGGGAATGGCACTACAAGTCCGGAAACCTGGTCACGGCGCAGCCGCTGTGGCGGCACCCGGGCGACCACGGCTACCGTGACGACCCCACGGAAGCCCGCATCCTTGAGACGGTGGGCCAGCCCTGGGAAACAGTGCCGAAACTGGGCGAATCTGCCACCGGCGGCTGGGGCACGCCGCGGCTGGCAGCGTCGGCCGAACTGAGCGGCCTGGACACGCTGACGTTTACCGAGGAAGTCCTCCCCCGGCTCCGCAACACCCCCGACGTCGTGGTGGACACCGCGGGCGACATCGCCGATTACCGCGAGGCCGAGGAAGCTCCGGTGGTGGCCATCTCCACCAAGGCCACCGACAGCCGCGACTGGTTCGATCTGGGCATCGTGATCACCCTCGAGGGCCAGCCCGTGTCCTTCGCGGCACTGTTCTCCGCCCTTGCGGCTGGCGAAACACGGATGCTCCTGCCCAGCGGCGCGTACTTCTCCCTGGACCTGCCCGAACTGCACCAGCTGCGGGCACTGATCGACGAAGCCCGTTCGCTTCAGGACAACAAGGACGCGCCGCTGCAGATCAGCCGCTTCCAGGCCGGGCTCTGGGACGAGCTGGCACACCTGGGCATCGTGGACGAGCAGGCAGCCGCCTGGCGCGACGCCGTGGGCGGACTGCTGGAAGGCGGCATAAACGGGCTGCCCCTGCCTGCGGCGCTGAACGCCGAGCTGCGCCCGTACCAGCTGGAGGGTTTCAACTGGCTGAGCTTCCTCTACAAACACGGCCTGGGCGGGGTGCTGGCCGATGACATGGGCCTGGGCAAGACCGTCCAGGCGCTGGCGCTGATCTGCGCCGCGAAAGAGCACACCCGGGTTCCGGACGGAACAGCTGACGGAGGAAAGGCAGCCTCCGACGGCGCCGCCCCGCCCGCCTCCCCGGGTTCCGCTCCCTTCCTCGTAGTGGCCCCCACCAGCGTGGTGGGCAACTGGGAAGCCGAAACCGCACGCTTCGCCCCCGGGCTTACGGTCAAGGCCATCGGCGAAACCTTCGCCAAGAACGGCGTGGACCCGGCCGAGGCCATGGCCGGCGCTGACATCGTGATCACGTCCTATGCCCTGTTCCGGATCGACTACGAGGCATATGCGTCACGGGAATGGTCCGGCCTGGTGCTGGACGAGGCCCAGTTCGTGAAGAACCACCAGTCCAAGGCATACCAGTGTGCGCGCAAGCTGCCGGCCGTGTTCAAGCTGGCCATCACCGGCACCCCGCTGGAGAACAACCTGATGGAGTTCTGGGCCCTGACGTCGATCGTGGCGCCGGGCCTGTTCGCGAGCCCCAAGCGGTTCGCCGAGTATTACCAGAAGCCGGTGGAGAAGAACGGTGACAAGGGGCAGCTGGACAAGCTCCGCCGTCGGGTCCGTCCGCTGATGATGCGCCGCACCAAGGAGCAGGTCATCCACGACCTGCCGCCGAAGCAGGAGCAGATCCTTGAGGTGGTGCTTAACCCGCGCCACCAGAAGGTGTACCAGACGCACCTGCAGCGGGAACGCCAGAAGATCCTGGGCCTCATTGACGACGTCAACAAGAACCGCTTCACCATCTTCCAGTCCCTCACCCTGCTGCGTCAGCTGAGCCTGGATGCGTCGCTGGTGGATCCCTCGCTGTCCGGTGTCCGGTCCAGCAAACTGGACGTGCTGTTCGAACAGCTGGAGGACCTCGTTGCCGAAGGGCACCGGGCGCTGATCTTCAGCCAGTTCACCGGTTTCCTGGGGAAGGTCAGGGAGCGGCTCGTCGAAGAGAACATCGAGTTCTGCTACCTCGACGGCGGCACCCGCAACCGGTCCGATGTGGTGAACGAATTCAAGAACGGCTCCGCACCGGTGTTCCTGATCAGCCTCAAGGCCGGCGGCTTCGGCCTGAACCTGACCGAGGCGGACTACGTGTTCCTGCTGGACCCCTGGTGGAACCCGGCCTCCGAGGCGCAGGCCGTGGACCGCACCCACCGGATCGGCCAGGCCCGCAACGTGATGGTCTACCGGCTGGTGGCCAAGGACACCATCGAGGAAAAGGTCATGGCGCTCAAGGCCAAGAAGTCACAGCTGTTCGCCGACGTGATGGAGGGCGATGCGCTCTCCGGCGGTTCCCTGACGGCCGAAGACCTGGCGGGGCTGTTCAACGACTGACGGTTAACAACGGGCGGTCAGCCCATCGCGGGCGCGAGGGACCTTCCCGGCGACAGCTGCTTCCGCGCCCAGCCGGCGAGCTTCTTGCCTTTGCCCTTCCACCAGTTGTCCTCGTCCTTGTCGTGGTGCAGGCGGAAGACGATCATCACCATCACGAAGACGCCCATGGCGACGTCCATCCAGGACCAGAAGACGGCGTCAACCAGAACGCTGACCCCCATGACCAGGACGGACGGCACTGCCAGTGTGCGGAAAACGGTGCTGGCCACGTAGCGCCGGTGGGACCTGGGCACGGACAGGGCGCGGACCATGTCGAAACAGAGGCACACCACCACCATTGTCTGGCCCAACGACAGCAGCACTTGCCCGGCCATGGACCCTGCGAACATGGCAACGGATGCCATTCCCGGGCTCATCGGACGTCACCGGCCGTTGCAGGACGCGGGCAGCACACCACGGGATTGCAGAGACCACACATAAGAAAACCCCCAGAGACCAGAAACTACGCTGTGAGACCCAGCTGTGCTCCATTCAAGCGGCTGCCGCTAAGGTGCGTCACGAGTAGCGTGTACTCTATTCTGCCCGGGCCGGCGCCTGGCGCCGATTCACGGGTACTCAGTTCGGCGCACCCCGCACCCGCGTTGGGCAGGATACAGGCGTGGCAAAGTTGACCCGGAGCAGCTACGCCGCCGTCCTCTTCGGATCCGCAGCGACACAATCCCCAAGGAGCAGAATGACCAACCAGCCGAATGCCCCAAGAATCCTGGTTGTCGGAGCCGGCGCCACCGGCGGATACTTCGGCGCGCGCCTGGCGCAGGCCGGCCGGGACGTGACCTTCCTGGTCCGCCAGGGGCGGGCCGCCACCCTGCGCCGGCGGGGACTCCGCATCACGGGACTGGGACGCGAAGACGTCATTGAACCTGCCCTGGTCACCGCGGCGGATATCAACAGCCCCTACGACCTGGTGCTGGTTACGGTAAAAGCCTCCGCCCTCCCCCAGGCACTGGCCGACGTGGCGCCGGCTGTGGGGCGGAGACAGTCATCATTCCGTTCCTCAACGGCATGGCCCACATGGACACGCTGGAAGCCGCTTTCGGCGCCGACCGCGTCTTGGGCGGGATCGTCAAGGTGGTCACAACCGTCACCGACGACGGTGACATCCTGCAGATGAATCCCCTGGCGACGCTCACGGTCGGGGAACAGCACGGCCCGCCGAGTGAGCGCGTCCTGCGGGCAGTGGAGCTCTTCACGGTGCCCGGGTTCAAGGCCTCGTCCACGGCGGATGCGTTGGCATCCATGTGGCACAAATGGGTCTTCATCGTCGCCGCTGGCGCCGTGACCTGCCTGATGCGGGGACCGGTGGGCGCCATTGTCGCGGTAGCCGGCGGGACGGAATTCGTGCACTCCGTCCTGGCCGAGGCCGGTGCCGTCGCTGCCGCCGCCGGCTTTCCGGTGCCGGACCACGAAGTCGAAATGTCCGTCGGCATACTTACGCAGCCGCGATCCACCTTCACGTCGTCCCTCTACCGCGACGTCGTTGCCGGGCTCCCCGGGGAGACCGAACACCTGCTAGGCGACTTCACCCGGCGGGCACGCCTCCTCGGGGCCGGCACGCCGCTGATCGACCTGGCCCTGATGCAACTCAGGGTCCACGCCGCCACCAGCTAGCGTGCCGCCCGCCGTTACTTTTTGAGGAACGCCAGGAGTGCGCTGTTGACCTCCGGCGCGTGGGTCCACAGCAGTCCGTGCGGGGCGCCCTCAATCTCCACGTAGTCTGCATCGGGCAGGGCTTCCTTGAAGCGGCGGCCGGTGACGTCGATGGGCAGGATGTTGTCCGCCGTTCCGTGCACAATGAGCGCGGGAACGTCGATCTTGGGGATGTCCTCGCGGAAGTCCGTCAGCCATGTCGGCTGCGCGGCAACCGAGGCGTGCGCGGAGGACCTGCTAGCCGTGGCCCAGCTGGCCCGCAGCGCTTCCTCGCTGAGGCGGCTGCCAAGTGTGTCGTCGGTGTTGAAGAAGTTCTTGAAGAACTCGGTGAAGAAGGCGTAGCGGTCTTCCTTCACGGCACCAAGCAGGCCGTCGAACACCTCCTGCGGGACGCCGTCGGGGTTGTCCGCCGTCTGCAACAGGAAAGGCTCGAGGGACGCGAGGAACACGGCCTTGGACACCCGGCCCGATCCGTAGGTGCTGAGGTAGCGGGCAACTTCACCGGTGCCCATCGAGAAACCCACCAGGACAGCGTCGGCCAGGTCCAGTTCCGTGAGCAGGACATTGAGGTCCGCCGCAAAAGTATCGTAGTCGAAGCCCTCAGTAGGCTTGCTGGACTTGCCGAACCCTCGGCGGTCGTAGGTGATCACCCGGTAGCCGGCTTCCAGCAGCGCGGCGGTCTGCCGTTCCCAGGACGCGCCGTCGAGCGGATATCCATGGATGAGGACCACCGGCTGTCCCTGTCCGTGGTCCTCGTAGTACAGCTCAACGGTGGTGCTGTTTTCTTTTCCGACAGAGACAAAGGCCATGTGGGCGTTCCTTCCGGGGCAGTGAAGACTGGCAGTGAACAGGCGTAACCATTCACTCTGTTCCGGCACGCTTCGCGTGTCAAGGAACGGCGCGCCGGCCCCACACCGGGCCAGGTGGAGGGGCGTCCGGTCAGCCGGAAGGGCGGGGACGCCACACCACGACGGCCTGGGAACGCGCGCGCGGCCGCTGGCCCCGTGCCAGGCTGACCACGTCGCCGGCAGTCCCGGCGGCGAAAATGCGTGAATCGAGAGGGCTGCGGCGCCGGCCCAGTTCCTCGGTCAGCTCGGCCACCCGGTGCTGCAGCGCAGCCACCTGGTTCTCCAGGTGCAGGATCCGCTTGATGCCCTCCAGTGACACCCCTTCGTGCGAGAGCCGCTGCACTTCACGGAGCATGTTCACGTCACGCTGGGAGTACCGGCGGGATTTTCCGGGGGCGCGGCTGGGCGAGACGATGCCAAGGCGGTCATACTGGCGCAGCGTCTGCGGATGCATGTCCGCCAGCTCCGCCGCCACGGAGATGACGAAGATCGGCTGGTCGAAATCGATGTCCATGCCCGGCCCCTCTCCTGAAACCCTGTCCCTGCCGCCGAGTCCGAGTCCTAGAGGCGCGCCTTGGCGGCCAGCCCGGCACGGACTTCGGCACCGGACGTTGCTGCGGCGAACGCCTTGACGGCTTCCTCCGCTTCCTTGTTCAGCTTCTGCGGAACCACGACGTCGATGGTCACCAGGAGGTCGCCCGTCGCCTTGGAGTGCTTGACCCCGCGGCCCTTGACCCGAAGGGTGCGTCCCGACGGCGTGCCCGCGGGAACCCGGACCTTGACCGTGTCGCCATCGATGGTGGGTACCT
This genomic window from Arthrobacter sp. 24S4-2 contains:
- a CDS encoding DEAD/DEAH box helicase, with protein sequence MPSQPDESAALAIQTPAINDRSLAAGLAYAMGSRVSGISFDAATGLMLGKVRGGSDAPYSTTAKLVRKAGGWSCTVGVCSCPVRKDCKHVAALLFAAEDNPATRVQLLAPAESTRLSREPVALEMPDWEQALGPLIARPGITQSTNGIPLALQFDVEEPAPHFSYTGRRDPLRSVRQLKARPVIMGAKGKWIRGDVSWNTLSYLNYRRECNEAHVEWMQEFLASHTALANRQHNSTAPWLGLNTYAGKNMWSLLVQARKIGVALVHARGLEPVRFVEDPAAVGLNLTRSGTPVEGEGAAAGGKTPDDGGLTLAPTITVEGEVVDPASVGTIGRPAHGIFLTSGGDGLPGVATDSVITLAPLENGLSEELLTFVTAGSTLHIPARDETRFLTGFYPKLKQAARVTASDESVELPTLAVPTLSLLANYGADHKVRLHWEWHYKSGNLVTAQPLWRHPGDHGYRDDPTEARILETVGQPWETVPKLGESATGGWGTPRLAASAELSGLDTLTFTEEVLPRLRNTPDVVVDTAGDIADYREAEEAPVVAISTKATDSRDWFDLGIVITLEGQPVSFAALFSALAAGETRMLLPSGAYFSLDLPELHQLRALIDEARSLQDNKDAPLQISRFQAGLWDELAHLGIVDEQAAAWRDAVGGLLEGGINGLPLPAALNAELRPYQLEGFNWLSFLYKHGLGGVLADDMGLGKTVQALALICAAKEHTRVPDGTADGGKAASDGAAPPASPGSAPFLVVAPTSVVGNWEAETARFAPGLTVKAIGETFAKNGVDPAEAMAGADIVITSYALFRIDYEAYASREWSGLVLDEAQFVKNHQSKAYQCARKLPAVFKLAITGTPLENNLMEFWALTSIVAPGLFASPKRFAEYYQKPVEKNGDKGQLDKLRRRVRPLMMRRTKEQVIHDLPPKQEQILEVVLNPRHQKVYQTHLQRERQKILGLIDDVNKNRFTIFQSLTLLRQLSLDASLVDPSLSGVRSSKLDVLFEQLEDLVAEGHRALIFSQFTGFLGKVRERLVEENIEFCYLDGGTRNRSDVVNEFKNGSAPVFLISLKAGGFGLNLTEADYVFLLDPWWNPASEAQAVDRTHRIGQARNVMVYRLVAKDTIEEKVMALKAKKSQLFADVMEGDALSGGSLTAEDLAGLFND
- a CDS encoding ketopantoate reductase C-terminal domain-containing protein — protein: MRGPVGAIVAVAGGTEFVHSVLAEAGAVAAAAGFPVPDHEVEMSVGILTQPRSTFTSSLYRDVVAGLPGETEHLLGDFTRRARLLGAGTPLIDLALMQLRVHAATS
- a CDS encoding alpha/beta fold hydrolase, with the translated sequence MAFVSVGKENSTTVELYYEDHGQGQPVVLIHGYPLDGASWERQTAALLEAGYRVITYDRRGFGKSSKPTEGFDYDTFAADLNVLLTELDLADAVLVGFSMGTGEVARYLSTYGSGRVSKAVFLASLEPFLLQTADNPDGVPQEVFDGLLGAVKEDRYAFFTEFFKNFFNTDDTLGSRLSEEALRASWATASRSSAHASVAAQPTWLTDFREDIPKIDVPALIVHGTADNILPIDVTGRRFKEALPDADYVEIEGAPHGLLWTHAPEVNSALLAFLKK
- a CDS encoding helix-turn-helix transcriptional regulator; translation: MDIDFDQPIFVISVAAELADMHPQTLRQYDRLGIVSPSRAPGKSRRYSQRDVNMLREVQRLSHEGVSLEGIKRILHLENQVAALQHRVAELTEELGRRRSPLDSRIFAAGTAGDVVSLARGQRPRARSQAVVVWRPRPSG